In the genome of Microbacterium endophyticum, one region contains:
- a CDS encoding exodeoxyribonuclease III, which yields MRLATWNVNSIRARVARTVDFCAREGVDVLAMQEIKCKPEQFPYGPFEDAGYQVVAHGLNQWNGVAIASREPIEDIEYAFPDMPGFLKGHEGPGAPQEARALGATIGGVKVWSLYVPNGRGLDDPHYRYKLEWLSALTGYTRDALAKNPDLALALVGDFNIVPTDEDNGDPTLIEGVTTHVSVPEREAFEGLLDAGLSDTVRPLIPTGYTYWDYKQLRFPRNEGIRIDFILGSHTVSDAVTGAKIHRDERKGEIPSDHVPVVVDLDLTGPDDDDDRPMIFG from the coding sequence ATGCGTCTGGCTACCTGGAACGTCAACTCCATCCGCGCGCGCGTGGCGCGCACCGTCGACTTTTGCGCGCGTGAGGGCGTCGACGTACTGGCGATGCAAGAAATCAAGTGCAAGCCCGAGCAGTTTCCCTACGGTCCATTCGAAGATGCCGGCTATCAAGTCGTCGCTCATGGTCTCAACCAGTGGAACGGCGTCGCGATCGCAAGTCGCGAGCCCATCGAAGACATCGAGTACGCGTTCCCCGATATGCCGGGGTTCCTCAAGGGCCACGAAGGCCCGGGGGCACCGCAGGAGGCGCGGGCGCTCGGCGCGACCATCGGCGGAGTCAAGGTGTGGAGCCTCTATGTTCCCAATGGCCGCGGGCTCGACGACCCGCACTACCGGTACAAGCTCGAATGGTTGAGCGCGCTCACGGGCTACACCCGCGATGCTCTGGCGAAAAATCCCGATCTCGCCCTCGCTTTGGTGGGCGACTTCAACATCGTGCCGACCGACGAAGACAATGGTGACCCCACCCTCATTGAGGGGGTCACGACACACGTTTCAGTGCCCGAGCGCGAGGCGTTCGAGGGCCTGCTCGATGCCGGCCTCAGCGACACCGTCCGCCCCCTCATCCCCACGGGATACACGTACTGGGACTACAAGCAGCTTCGGTTTCCACGAAATGAAGGCATCCGCATCGACTTCATCCTTGGCTCGCACACCGTTTCAGACGCCGTCACCGGCGCGAAGATTCACCGTGATGAGCGAAAGGGCGAGATTCCGAGCGACCACGTTCCCGTGGTTGTCGACCTCGACCTCACGGGACCGGATGACGACGACGACCGCCCGATGATCTTCGGCTGA
- a CDS encoding putative quinol monooxygenase → MIVRTSEALARPESRAEFLTALRALVEGFPAAHPGLIDHEILVDQDNPDSILYISRWASEADLVTYAGESWATEPVTFPNEAHYLQRPLTLRHFNEHAVTSPARGR, encoded by the coding sequence ATGATCGTTCGCACATCTGAAGCCCTTGCTCGACCAGAGTCGAGGGCTGAGTTCCTCACAGCGCTGCGTGCTCTGGTCGAGGGCTTTCCCGCGGCCCACCCCGGGTTGATCGACCATGAAATCCTGGTCGATCAGGACAACCCCGACAGCATCCTCTACATCAGCCGTTGGGCGAGCGAAGCCGACCTCGTGACGTATGCCGGAGAGAGCTGGGCTACCGAGCCGGTGACGTTTCCCAACGAAGCCCACTATTTACAGCGGCCGTTGACACTTCGGCATTTCAACGAGCACGCCGTTACCTCCCCCGCGCGGGGGAGGTAA
- a CDS encoding sensor histidine kinase has translation MTPLTPTQRRSDVLLAVALCLGAVLSAGLSSVAGMYGTEKAGMPMAIAYAFVLAVPLAFRRRFPSTVAIIVAIAYFAAVSLRVPEIYAGNIAMFIMFYTVGAWDPNRRRAKWTRVAITAGMFTWLLISLFFDASASTDDGLSRAGLFSPYAAYMLINLLINVLYFGGAYYFGERTWAASEQLRVLEVRTAELERERARSAAQAVELERVRLARELHDVVAHHVSLMGVQAGAARTVLPTNPDAAARTLTQVEDSARTALTEMRHLLQTLRAGDEPDAALTAPSLSGLERLVAESSAAGLRTTFQTLGEPRAVPATAEVNLYRIAQEALTNARRHGGHAATADVRLRYLAGEVELEVSNTGRIATSTRSGMGHRGMRERAIASGGTIELLPVREGGFIVRVRVPIEDHADE, from the coding sequence GTGACACCGCTGACTCCGACGCAACGCAGAAGCGATGTGCTCCTGGCGGTCGCGTTGTGTTTAGGTGCGGTACTGAGCGCCGGGCTGTCTTCGGTCGCGGGTATGTACGGAACCGAGAAGGCCGGGATGCCGATGGCCATCGCCTATGCATTCGTGCTGGCCGTTCCGCTCGCCTTTCGAAGGCGATTTCCGTCGACGGTGGCGATCATCGTTGCTATCGCCTACTTCGCCGCAGTGTCGCTGCGGGTCCCGGAGATTTACGCGGGCAACATTGCGATGTTCATCATGTTCTACACCGTGGGTGCGTGGGACCCGAACCGACGCCGAGCGAAGTGGACCCGCGTTGCGATCACCGCGGGCATGTTCACGTGGTTGCTCATCTCGCTCTTTTTCGACGCCTCTGCATCGACCGACGACGGTCTTTCGCGTGCTGGTCTCTTTTCGCCCTATGCCGCATACATGCTGATCAACTTGCTGATCAACGTGCTGTACTTTGGCGGCGCGTACTACTTCGGCGAGCGCACATGGGCAGCATCCGAGCAACTCCGCGTGCTCGAAGTGCGCACTGCCGAGCTCGAGCGCGAACGTGCGCGGAGCGCCGCGCAAGCCGTGGAGCTCGAACGAGTGCGTCTCGCGCGTGAACTCCACGACGTTGTCGCACACCACGTGTCGCTCATGGGAGTGCAGGCGGGTGCGGCGCGCACAGTACTCCCCACTAATCCGGATGCCGCAGCCCGCACCCTCACGCAGGTTGAGGATTCCGCACGTACAGCATTGACCGAAATGCGACACCTCCTGCAGACTCTGCGCGCGGGTGATGAACCGGACGCCGCCTTGACCGCCCCCAGCCTCTCGGGGCTGGAAAGGCTCGTTGCAGAGAGTTCTGCCGCAGGCCTGCGCACCACGTTTCAGACCCTCGGCGAGCCGCGAGCCGTGCCCGCAACCGCGGAAGTGAATCTCTACCGCATCGCGCAAGAGGCACTCACCAATGCACGGCGGCACGGTGGACACGCCGCGACCGCTGATGTTCGCCTGCGTTACCTGGCGGGCGAAGTCGAGTTGGAGGTATCGAATACGGGGCGGATAGCGACATCGACGCGGTCAGGCATGGGACATCGCGGCATGCGCGAACGCGCTATCGCGTCCGGCGGCACCATCGAACTTCTGCCGGTGCGCGAGGGCGGTTTCATTGTTCGCGTGCGAGTGCCAATCGAGGATCACGCCGATGAGTGA
- a CDS encoding response regulator, with product MSESLRVLVADDHSMMRAGFRVILEAAGFEVVGEAATGAEAVTLTKALRPDVICMDVQMPDMDGLVATAQIVSDPDVSAGVLVVTTFDRDDYLFAALEAGASGFLLKNAGPEELINAVRVVAAGDALLAPEVTRRVIARFAGAQKPTPSSDTATPPSLTERERDVLTLLADARSNAEIAARLFIGEQTVKTHVSNVLQKLGARDRAHAIVLAYRRGLV from the coding sequence ATGAGTGAATCGCTGCGTGTGCTGGTCGCGGACGATCACTCGATGATGCGCGCCGGCTTTCGTGTCATCTTGGAGGCCGCCGGTTTCGAGGTAGTCGGTGAGGCTGCGACCGGCGCAGAAGCGGTGACTCTGACGAAGGCATTGCGACCCGATGTCATCTGCATGGACGTTCAAATGCCCGACATGGACGGACTGGTTGCTACGGCTCAGATCGTCTCGGATCCCGACGTATCAGCGGGCGTTCTCGTCGTGACAACTTTCGATCGAGACGATTATCTGTTCGCCGCGCTCGAAGCTGGCGCAAGCGGGTTTCTGCTGAAGAACGCCGGACCCGAAGAACTGATCAATGCCGTGCGCGTGGTCGCCGCGGGCGATGCACTCCTTGCGCCCGAGGTTACGCGTCGCGTGATTGCGCGTTTTGCGGGAGCACAGAAACCGACTCCGTCGTCGGACACCGCGACGCCGCCCTCCCTCACCGAGCGGGAGCGCGACGTACTGACTCTCCTTGCCGACGCCCGATCGAACGCCGAGATCGCGGCGCGCCTGTTCATCGGCGAACAGACGGTGAAAACTCACGTGTCGAACGTGCTGCAAAAGCTGGGCGCGCGCGATCGTGCCCACGCGATAGTCCTGGCGTACCGACGGGGTCTGGTCTAA
- a CDS encoding ABC transporter ATP-binding protein: protein MLQLTGVTKNYGERRVLDNVGFDVEPGRLTGFVGGNGAGKTTTMRIALGVLASDGGTVELNGSAVTTDDRRRFGYMPEERGLYPKMKVGEHIAYLARLHGYSKSDATTNATALLDRLGLGERLDDTVETLSLGNQQRAQIAAALVHDPEVLILDEPFSGLDPLAVDVVAAVLSERAAAGTAVLFSSHQLDVVERLCDDLIIIADGTIRAAGSRTELREQHATHRYEMTSTADAGWLRAVPGITVIEFAAGHAVFDAPDESAAQAALRQALEYGDVTSFTPQRPTLAQIFTEVIK, encoded by the coding sequence ATGCTCCAACTCACCGGAGTCACGAAGAACTATGGCGAGCGCCGCGTGCTCGACAACGTCGGATTCGATGTTGAGCCCGGGAGGCTCACAGGGTTCGTCGGCGGAAACGGCGCCGGCAAGACGACGACCATGCGAATCGCGCTGGGCGTGCTGGCATCCGATGGCGGAACCGTCGAGCTCAACGGCTCAGCCGTGACAACGGATGACCGGCGGCGCTTCGGATACATGCCAGAAGAACGCGGGCTGTACCCGAAGATGAAGGTCGGCGAGCATATCGCCTACCTCGCGCGGCTTCACGGCTACAGCAAGTCCGACGCGACGACGAATGCCACGGCGCTACTTGACCGCCTCGGCCTCGGCGAGCGCCTCGACGACACCGTTGAGACCCTCTCGCTCGGCAACCAGCAACGTGCGCAGATCGCGGCAGCCCTCGTGCACGACCCCGAAGTCCTCATTCTCGATGAGCCTTTTTCGGGCCTTGACCCACTCGCGGTCGATGTCGTTGCCGCTGTGCTCTCAGAACGCGCCGCGGCTGGCACCGCCGTGCTGTTCTCGTCACACCAGCTCGACGTCGTCGAGCGGCTCTGCGATGACCTCATCATCATCGCCGACGGAACCATCCGGGCTGCGGGATCTCGCACAGAACTCCGCGAACAGCACGCCACCCACCGCTACGAAATGACCAGCACGGCGGATGCCGGTTGGCTCCGTGCCGTTCCGGGGATCACCGTCATCGAATTCGCTGCCGGGCACGCTGTCTTCGATGCCCCCGACGAGAGTGCCGCACAGGCGGCACTACGACAAGCACTCGAATACGGCGACGTCACCTCTTTCACTCCGCAGCGCCCAACGCTCGCTCAAATCTTCACGGAGGTCATCAAATGA
- a CDS encoding ABC transporter permease, with protein MSATARTSPSTAQSIRLVAEREIGSRLRSKAFVISTLILFALALAAVVWGGFTASSTSATTIAVTPETSSLVSDAAGLEVTAAASADEALTLVEDGTVSAAVVPSSAVPDAEAGAFDFTIVGDTELPSGLVQSLSQVPATYLLDPPSTDFLLRYFVALGFGIVFLLAASTFGGTIAQSVVEEKQTRVVELLISAIPVRALLAGKVIGNTILAMAQILVLAAIAVVGLTVTDQQLVLAGLGGPLVWFAIFFLLGFVLLASLFAAAGAMVSRQEDIGATTAPLTMLVMLPYFLVVFFNDNPLVLTVMSYIPFSAPVGMPLRLYLGEAQWWEPLVSLVVLAAACVAAILVASRIYSGALLRMGARVKLADALKSR; from the coding sequence ATGAGTGCCACAGCACGCACCTCACCCTCGACAGCGCAGAGCATCCGTCTGGTCGCAGAGCGTGAAATCGGGTCACGACTTCGCAGCAAAGCGTTCGTGATTTCGACTCTCATCCTGTTTGCTCTCGCGCTGGCTGCTGTGGTGTGGGGAGGTTTCACCGCAAGTTCCACATCGGCGACCACGATCGCTGTGACACCCGAGACATCGAGTCTTGTTTCGGATGCGGCTGGCCTCGAAGTCACCGCTGCGGCATCGGCCGATGAGGCGCTCACCCTCGTCGAAGATGGCACGGTGTCAGCGGCGGTCGTGCCGTCGAGCGCTGTGCCAGACGCCGAGGCGGGAGCATTCGATTTCACCATCGTTGGCGACACTGAACTGCCATCGGGGCTCGTGCAATCGCTCAGCCAAGTGCCGGCGACGTACCTTCTCGACCCGCCGAGCACAGACTTTCTGCTGCGCTACTTCGTTGCGCTCGGTTTTGGCATTGTCTTCTTGCTTGCCGCATCGACGTTCGGCGGCACGATCGCGCAGTCGGTCGTCGAGGAGAAGCAAACTCGCGTCGTCGAGCTTCTCATCTCAGCGATCCCGGTCCGAGCGCTACTTGCAGGCAAGGTGATCGGCAACACGATCCTGGCGATGGCTCAAATCCTGGTGCTCGCGGCGATAGCGGTTGTCGGACTCACCGTGACAGACCAGCAGCTCGTACTCGCAGGCCTTGGCGGGCCGCTTGTGTGGTTCGCGATCTTCTTCCTGCTCGGGTTTGTGCTTTTGGCATCCCTCTTCGCCGCGGCGGGCGCCATGGTCTCGCGCCAAGAAGACATCGGGGCGACCACTGCCCCCCTCACGATGCTGGTGATGCTGCCGTACTTCCTTGTCGTCTTCTTCAACGACAACCCTCTGGTGCTCACCGTGATGTCGTACATTCCGTTCTCGGCCCCCGTCGGCATGCCGTTGCGTCTCTACCTCGGTGAAGCTCAGTGGTGGGAGCCCCTCGTCTCGCTGGTCGTTCTCGCGGCGGCATGCGTCGCCGCGATCCTGGTCGCGTCACGCATCTACTCGGGGGCGCTGTTGCGGATGGGTGCGCGGGTGAAGCTCGCCGATGCGCTGAAGTCCCGCTAA
- a CDS encoding nitroreductase family protein translates to MTIIQDRVAVTDVPVLDVFAERWSTRVFDPELPLDEEAFASALEAARWAPSANNSQPWRAIVARRGTSDHESLMSHLLGFNQGWAGSAAALVVFVAETETEDGTGAPWAIYDTGQAAAFFTIQAHAADLATHQMGGFDRDGVSAAFGLDARFTPIAVMAVGAFGDSSDSPEFLRDLEAAPRTRRPVADSLLRNA, encoded by the coding sequence TTGACCATCATTCAGGACCGCGTCGCGGTTACCGATGTCCCCGTACTCGATGTCTTCGCCGAACGCTGGAGCACTCGCGTTTTCGACCCCGAGCTTCCCCTTGACGAAGAAGCCTTCGCCAGCGCCCTCGAGGCCGCACGCTGGGCACCTTCGGCGAACAACAGCCAGCCGTGGCGCGCAATCGTCGCCCGCCGTGGCACGTCAGACCACGAGAGCTTGATGTCGCACCTCCTCGGTTTCAACCAGGGCTGGGCTGGCTCCGCTGCAGCTCTCGTCGTCTTCGTGGCAGAGACCGAAACTGAAGACGGCACCGGCGCACCCTGGGCCATCTACGACACCGGCCAGGCAGCTGCCTTCTTCACCATCCAGGCGCACGCCGCTGACCTGGCAACGCACCAGATGGGTGGCTTCGACCGCGATGGTGTGAGCGCGGCCTTCGGCCTCGACGCACGCTTCACACCCATCGCTGTCATGGCAGTCGGCGCGTTCGGCGACAGCTCAGACTCGCCCGAATTCCTGCGCGACCTCGAGGCGGCTCCGCGCACTCGACGCCCCGTCGCCGATTCGCTGCTGCGCAACGCGTAG
- a CDS encoding VOC family protein, translated as MFTVEGAFSGFAVRDIAAARSFYGDVLGFTVTENEMGILELHLGSGAHIIAYPKPDHEPAGFTILNLPVPDVDAAVDDLNARGITTKIYDDPRIPTDAKGIMRGIRCFLTTRCAAANRRRGVECAEPPRGRAGIRASLSCRRTRRLP; from the coding sequence ATGTTCACAGTCGAAGGCGCATTCAGTGGTTTCGCCGTGCGCGACATCGCAGCGGCGAGGAGTTTCTACGGCGACGTTCTCGGGTTCACCGTCACCGAGAATGAAATGGGAATTCTCGAGCTCCATCTCGGCTCCGGCGCACACATCATCGCCTATCCGAAGCCCGACCATGAACCCGCAGGGTTCACTATTCTCAACCTGCCCGTGCCGGATGTCGACGCGGCTGTCGACGACCTCAATGCACGTGGCATCACGACGAAGATTTACGACGACCCGCGTATCCCGACCGATGCGAAGGGGATCATGCGCGGCATCCGGTGTTTTCTGACTACGCGTTGCGCAGCAGCGAATCGGCGACGGGGCGTCGAGTGCGCGGAGCCGCCTCGAGGTCGCGCAGGAATTCGGGCGAGTCTGAGCTGTCGCCGAACGCGCCGACTGCCATGA
- a CDS encoding glycoside hydrolase family 15 protein codes for MATPIEDYAILSNCRTAALVSRDGSIDWLCLPRYDSSSIFGALLGDESHGHWSLRPTDPDAVPTRRYDGDTFVLVTRWQTASGVAEVHEFMPVDGGRVELVRQVIGVSGVVEFTTQLRLRFDYARAIPWMRQVGSHGLPAILGIAGPDAVLVRGVHLRAEDHVHAGSFTVRSHELRDLSLTWYPSHLPMPDAVNVDEMKRHTLAWWRDWAASIDHDGPFEADVVRSLLVLRALTHEDTGGIVAAATTSLPEDFGGVRNWDYRYVWLRDAALTIEALISHGFLRVTARWREWLLRAIAGDPGQMQIMYGLAGERDLTEREITSLPGYDGSAPVRVGNGAWQQYQADVIGEVMVALEAARSAGLKETPFSWALQRSLLAFVEEHRARPDNGIWEIRGELQMFTQSRGMMWAALDRGVRAVREFGLDGPVERWERLRDEVAAEIDEQGYNADGNYFVQHYGSTEVDASLLLLPQVGYCAYDDPRMLGTVAQMEKTLMRDGLLHRYRTASGVDGLPGAEHPFLACSFWLVEQYANSGRIEDAKALMTRLCSLANDVGLLSEEYDVVSQRQVGNTPQALSHLALVRAADALAGHQGRAAKRS; via the coding sequence ATGGCTACTCCTATCGAGGATTATGCAATTCTCAGCAATTGCCGCACGGCCGCTCTCGTGTCACGCGACGGCAGCATCGACTGGTTGTGTCTCCCGCGCTACGACTCGTCGTCGATCTTCGGCGCGCTCTTGGGAGATGAATCGCACGGACACTGGAGTCTTCGCCCGACAGACCCGGATGCCGTGCCCACCCGCCGCTACGACGGCGACACGTTTGTGCTGGTCACGCGGTGGCAGACGGCGTCCGGCGTTGCCGAGGTGCACGAATTCATGCCTGTCGACGGCGGTCGCGTCGAGCTCGTCCGCCAGGTGATCGGTGTCAGCGGCGTCGTCGAGTTCACGACGCAACTGCGTCTGCGCTTCGACTACGCCCGCGCGATTCCGTGGATGCGTCAGGTCGGATCTCACGGGCTTCCCGCGATTCTCGGTATCGCCGGCCCCGACGCAGTGCTCGTGCGCGGCGTTCACCTGCGCGCCGAAGACCACGTGCACGCCGGGTCGTTCACCGTGCGCTCGCACGAACTGCGTGACCTGAGTCTGACGTGGTATCCGTCGCACCTCCCGATGCCCGATGCGGTCAATGTCGACGAGATGAAGCGACACACGCTCGCGTGGTGGCGTGATTGGGCAGCGAGTATCGATCACGATGGACCCTTCGAAGCGGATGTCGTGCGCTCGCTTCTCGTGCTTCGCGCCCTGACTCACGAAGACACCGGCGGTATCGTGGCCGCGGCAACCACATCTCTCCCGGAAGACTTCGGCGGGGTGCGCAACTGGGACTACCGCTACGTATGGCTCCGCGATGCAGCCCTCACGATCGAAGCTCTCATCTCGCACGGTTTTCTTCGGGTCACAGCGCGGTGGCGGGAGTGGCTGCTGCGAGCGATCGCGGGAGACCCCGGCCAAATGCAGATCATGTACGGTCTCGCGGGCGAAAGAGACCTCACCGAGCGTGAGATCACGAGTCTGCCCGGGTACGACGGGTCGGCTCCCGTGCGCGTCGGCAACGGTGCGTGGCAGCAGTATCAGGCTGACGTGATCGGCGAAGTGATGGTGGCCCTAGAAGCTGCCCGGTCTGCCGGCCTGAAAGAGACACCTTTTTCGTGGGCGCTGCAGCGCTCGCTTCTCGCGTTCGTTGAGGAACACCGGGCGCGTCCCGACAACGGCATTTGGGAGATTCGCGGAGAACTGCAGATGTTCACCCAGTCGCGCGGCATGATGTGGGCGGCGCTTGACCGCGGCGTGCGTGCTGTGCGGGAGTTCGGGCTCGACGGTCCCGTCGAAAGATGGGAACGACTGCGCGACGAGGTCGCCGCCGAAATCGATGAGCAGGGCTACAACGCCGACGGCAACTACTTCGTGCAGCATTACGGCTCGACCGAGGTGGATGCCTCGCTCCTGCTTCTTCCGCAGGTGGGTTATTGCGCCTACGACGATCCGCGCATGCTCGGAACGGTCGCGCAGATGGAGAAGACCCTCATGCGTGATGGGCTCCTTCACCGGTACCGCACGGCCTCGGGAGTCGACGGGCTACCGGGGGCGGAGCATCCGTTCTTGGCATGTTCGTTCTGGCTCGTCGAGCAGTACGCCAACAGCGGCCGCATCGAAGATGCGAAAGCGCTGATGACGCGCCTGTGCTCGCTCGCGAACGACGTAGGGCTGCTGTCGGAAGAGTACGACGTCGTGAGTCAGCGGCAGGTTGGCAATACGCCGCAGGCGTTGTCGCACCTCGCGCTCGTGCGGGCAGCTGATGCTCTCGCCGGCCACCAGGGCCGAGCCGCAAAGCGCAGCTAG
- a CDS encoding glucose-6-phosphate dehydrogenase, whose protein sequence is MANTSTLLILGASGDLTSRLLLPALGQLLTMQPERTVTLMGAGMDDWTDERWQGVVKDAFISVDAEDAFERVAATRYQQADITATDDLKKLLSSAEGHVAVYFAVPPAVAATACEALNGVDLPDGLVLALEKPFGTSQKNAEELNAKLAALLPERQIFRVDHFLGRSTLLNILGLRFANQVFEPVWSADHIAEVEIRFDESLGLEGRAGYYDKAGALRDMLQSHLLQVLAIVAMGPPASIDETDLRAATAAALRATHVWDDDPVVNSGRARYTAGNIDDRDYPSYVDEPGVDPSRDTETLAEAKFEVRNARWAGVPFTLRSGKALSEPRTEIALKFRPVRHLPSGFAGAAEPSVLRMSLGPDTMSLELNVNGGEDPFELQRVHLDAALGAGSLRAYAEVLSEVLDGEATLSVRGDAAEQCWRIVQPILDAWEANEVPLDTYPAGSRGPAGWDN, encoded by the coding sequence ATGGCAAACACCAGCACACTGCTTATCCTCGGCGCCTCGGGCGATCTCACCTCACGGCTGCTGCTGCCCGCGCTTGGCCAGCTGCTGACGATGCAACCCGAGCGTACGGTGACGCTCATGGGTGCCGGTATGGATGACTGGACCGACGAGCGCTGGCAGGGTGTCGTGAAGGATGCCTTCATATCGGTCGACGCAGAAGACGCTTTCGAGCGCGTCGCGGCTACGAGGTATCAGCAGGCCGACATCACGGCGACGGATGATCTGAAGAAATTGCTCTCGTCTGCCGAGGGCCACGTCGCCGTGTACTTCGCCGTGCCACCTGCGGTTGCTGCCACGGCGTGCGAGGCGCTCAACGGGGTCGACCTGCCGGACGGGCTCGTGCTGGCACTCGAGAAGCCATTCGGCACCTCTCAGAAGAACGCAGAAGAACTCAACGCGAAGCTCGCGGCGCTGCTGCCGGAGCGCCAGATTTTTCGCGTCGACCACTTTCTCGGCCGCTCCACTCTGCTGAACATTCTTGGTCTGCGCTTCGCGAACCAGGTGTTCGAGCCCGTGTGGTCTGCCGACCACATCGCCGAAGTTGAGATTCGATTCGACGAATCGCTCGGCCTCGAAGGCCGCGCTGGGTACTACGACAAGGCTGGGGCCCTTCGCGACATGCTCCAAAGTCACCTTCTGCAGGTGCTCGCTATCGTCGCCATGGGGCCACCGGCATCCATCGATGAAACAGATCTGCGTGCGGCAACTGCGGCAGCACTGCGTGCGACGCACGTGTGGGACGACGACCCGGTCGTCAACTCGGGCCGTGCGCGCTATACCGCCGGAAACATCGACGACCGCGACTACCCGTCGTATGTCGACGAGCCCGGCGTCGACCCCTCGCGCGACACTGAAACGCTCGCGGAAGCGAAGTTTGAAGTACGAAACGCCCGCTGGGCGGGTGTTCCATTCACCCTGCGATCCGGAAAAGCCCTCTCTGAGCCGCGCACGGAGATCGCCCTCAAATTCCGCCCGGTACGACACTTGCCGAGTGGCTTTGCCGGCGCCGCTGAGCCCTCGGTGCTGAGAATGTCACTCGGACCCGACACCATGTCGCTCGAGCTCAACGTCAATGGTGGTGAAGACCCCTTCGAGCTGCAACGCGTGCACCTCGACGCAGCGCTCGGCGCCGGTTCACTCCGCGCTTATGCCGAAGTGCTTTCCGAAGTGCTCGACGGCGAAGCAACACTGTCGGTGCGGGGAGATGCGGCCGAACAGTGCTGGCGCATCGTGCAGCCGATCCTCGATGCGTGGGAGGCGAACGAGGTTCCGCTCGACACGTACCCCGCGGGATCCCGCGGACCCGCCGGCTGGGACAACTAG
- a CDS encoding DUF4188 domain-containing protein, whose protein sequence is MSKVITGRMTHQHEGELVVFHIGMQINRWWRPDLWMPAFFAMPRMLRELSADPDSGMLGYQLLLGAGGPYVVEYWSSIDKLYAYASNSSQEHRPAWTAFNRAARKAPGSVGVWHETFVVERAESMYVSTKPMGLAKATELVEVGRRHDRAQARMADGRTAHEGG, encoded by the coding sequence ATGTCGAAAGTCATAACCGGCCGCATGACACATCAACATGAGGGCGAACTCGTCGTCTTTCATATCGGGATGCAGATCAATCGCTGGTGGCGACCAGATCTATGGATGCCAGCGTTCTTCGCAATGCCGCGGATGTTGCGGGAACTCTCCGCAGACCCCGACTCAGGGATGCTCGGCTACCAGCTGCTTCTCGGCGCAGGCGGCCCGTACGTCGTGGAGTATTGGTCATCGATCGACAAGCTCTACGCCTACGCGTCCAACTCCTCGCAGGAGCACCGCCCTGCCTGGACCGCCTTCAACCGTGCGGCCCGCAAGGCTCCTGGATCCGTCGGTGTCTGGCATGAAACCTTCGTTGTCGAGCGCGCCGAGAGTATGTACGTGTCAACGAAGCCCATGGGCCTGGCTAAGGCAACAGAGCTTGTCGAGGTTGGACGTAGACATGACCGCGCGCAGGCGCGGATGGCCGACGGTCGCACTGCTCATGAGGGCGGGTAG
- a CDS encoding MerR family transcriptional regulator, which translates to MRISELSTQTGMTVPTIKYYLREGLLPEGERSSPTQATYGDKHVERLRVIRALLDAGVSIAETRRVLTALDEPPEHSYDLLGTAHAAITPPLDVALDLNEAERIVSALGWKPGTCDLAVLNEVARAVEGLERAGFVVPDAVMREYLASMRRIADAEIAGVPTESPEAAVRYVVLGSVLVEPLLLALRRVAQQVSSWERFGSEG; encoded by the coding sequence ATGAGAATTTCCGAACTGTCGACACAGACGGGCATGACCGTGCCGACGATCAAGTACTACCTGCGCGAGGGACTGCTTCCCGAAGGTGAGCGCAGCTCACCGACGCAGGCCACGTACGGCGACAAGCACGTGGAGCGGCTGCGGGTGATTCGAGCGCTGCTCGACGCCGGAGTGAGCATTGCTGAGACAAGACGGGTACTGACCGCGCTGGATGAGCCACCCGAGCATTCGTACGACCTGCTCGGAACTGCGCACGCGGCAATCACTCCACCGTTGGATGTGGCGCTAGACCTCAACGAGGCCGAACGAATCGTTTCTGCGCTGGGCTGGAAGCCAGGGACGTGCGATCTGGCCGTGTTGAACGAAGTCGCGCGAGCGGTGGAAGGTCTGGAGCGTGCCGGTTTTGTCGTACCGGATGCCGTGATGCGCGAGTATCTCGCGAGCATGCGCCGCATCGCGGATGCCGAGATCGCCGGCGTGCCGACGGAGTCTCCGGAGGCTGCGGTTCGGTATGTAGTGCTGGGTTCAGTGCTGGTGGAGCCACTGCTCTTGGCACTGCGGCGAGTAGCGCAGCAGGTGAGCTCGTGGGAGCGATTCGGCAGCGAGGGCTAG